The following coding sequences lie in one Miscanthus floridulus cultivar M001 chromosome 9, ASM1932011v1, whole genome shotgun sequence genomic window:
- the LOC136484128 gene encoding disease resistance protein RGA5-like — protein sequence MEIVTGALPSVITKLGELLVGEYNLQKWVKGEIMFLQAELESMKGALEKVSSTPPDRLDVQDKMWARNLRELSYDIEDNIDTFMVRGKGDESAKLHGVRKFIDRSVGLFRKVRIRHEIGTEISDIKKRVLEVHERHRRYDIDMFVDKPTTHTLVDPRLFAHYTEAKELVGIDDTRDELIKVLMDGNGVPFQQGKIVSIVGFGGLGKTTLAKAVFEKIRALFDCCAFVSVSQTPDLKKLFKGLLYDLSKINEETLDEKRLIDVVREFLKTKRYLIVMDDIWDISVWKVIKCALPDNDVGYIVITTTRNADVAENVGGAYKVKALSENNSRKLLYKRVFGIDNVDDTEKCPVEELAEVSDRILNKCAGVPLAIITMASLLGCKARNKMDWYEVYRSIGTGLENNLDVENMRKILSFSYYNMPSHLKTCLLYFSMFPEDYIIEKDHLIWMWIAEGFIQSEKQGKSLFGRGESYFNELINRSMIQPIYSLGYTVYGCRVHDMVLDLICSLSSEANLVTVLNGKDQMPPPSKFRRLSIQNGKDDDSMTLTHRSLQQVRSVVVVPSASGIIPVLQSFQVLRVMDLRGCDLSQGYNLNKFLGNLFHLRYLGLGNTSIVELPEEIGNLQFLQILDIWENEISCLPSNVVQLKQLMCLNIDLSTRVPNGIGSLTSLEKLSRLSLDESNMDIIEELGQLTELRVLHISLDEWNHKLVECLHKLQKIQELTIWVQGGQTNIGGLDGWVAPRSLCNLDTRECCWFSRLPAWLNPSLVPGLSELSISVREVQQADLDILGKLPALRSLSLFVYREDFGILVGFVVGSGSFACLRYCAFMGFVGPVVLQHGAMPRLRVFKLQMSARGAREIASSYGSGLDLGLGNLASLQWFLVYLDCAAATDEEVEEFEAALRHATKIHPNHPYVGINGKRIEGTDEH from the exons ATGGAGATTGTGACGGGGGCACTGCCAAGCGTCATCACCAAGCTCGGCGAGCTGCTCGTTGGTGAGTACAATCTGCAGAAGTGGGTGAAGGGGGAGATCATGTTCCTCCAAGCTGAGCTTGAGAGCATGAAGGGTGCCCTTGAGAAGGTCTCCAGCACGCCACCAGACCGGCTTGATGTCCAGGACAAGATGTGGGCCAGGAATTTGAGGGAGCTCTCTTATGACATAGAGGACAATATCGACACATTCATGGTGCGTGGGAAGGGTGATGAGTCAGCCAAGCTACATGGCGTCAGGAAGTTCATTGATAGAAGTGTCGGTTTGTTTAGAAAGGTTAGGATTCGCCATGAGATTGGTACTGAGATAAGTGACATCAAGAAGCGTGTCCTAGAGGTGCACGAGAGGCATCGTAGATATGATATTGATATGTTTGTTGATAAGCCAACCACACATACTTTGGTGGACCCTCGTTTATTTGCTCACTACACAGAGGCGAAGGAGCTTGTCGGAATTGATGACACAAGGGATGAGCTAatcaaggtactgatggatgggaaTGGAGTGCCCTTTCAGCAAGGCAAAATAGTTTCCATTGTAGGATTTGGGGGCCTCGGAAAGACGACTCTTGCCAAAGCAGTGTTTGAGAAGATTAGAGCACTATTTGATTGTTGTGCTTTTGTTTCGGTGTCCCAAACCCCTGACTTGAAGAAGTTATTCAAGGGATTGCTGTATGATCTTAGCAAGATCAATGAAGAAACATTGGATGAGAAGCGGCTCATCGACGTAGTCAGAGAATTCCTTAAGACGAAAAG GTATCTCATAGTTATGGATGACATATGGGATATATCAGTCTGGAAAGTGATCAAATGTGCTTTGCCTGATAATGATGTTGGATATATAGTTATTACAACTACACGTAATGCTGATGTTGCTGAAAATGTTGGTGGTGCTTACAAGGTGAAAGCCCTTTCTGAGAATAACTCGAGGAAACTACTGTACAAACGAGTATTTGGTATTGACAATGTTGATGACACAGAAAAATGCCCTGTAGAGGAGCTGGCCGAAGTATCTGATAGAATACTAAACAAATGTGCCGGTGTACCCTTGGCTATTATTACGATGGCTAGTCTGCTAGGTTGTAAAGCAAGGAATAAGATGGATTGGTATGAGGTGTACCGTTCCATTGGCACCGGTCTCGAGAACAATCTTGATGTGGAGAATATGAGAAAGATTTTGTCATTTAGCTATTATAATATGCCATCTCATCTGAAGACATGCTTATTATACTTCAGTATGTTTCCTGAAGATTATATAATAGAAAAAGATCATTTGATATGGATGTGGATAGCCGAAGGCTTTATCCAGTCTGAGAAACAAGGAAAGAGCCTATTTGGACGCGGAGAGAGTTATTTCAATGAGCTCATAAACAGGAGTATGATCCAACCCATATATAGCCTAGGTTACACTGTATATGGATGTCGTGTACATGACATGGTGCTTGATCTTATCTGCTCCTTGTCAAGTGAAGCAAACTTGGTTACTGTATTAAATGGTAAGGACCAAATGCCTCCACCAAGTAAGTTCCGGAGGCTATCCATTCAAAACGGCAAAGATGACGATTCTATGACTCTGACACATAGGAGCTTGCAACAAGTAAGGTCAGTTGTTGTCGTGCCATCAGCCTCTGGTATAATACCAGTCCTCCAGAGTTTCCAAGTTTTACGTGTGATGGATTTACGAGGTTGTGATCTTTCACAAGGTTACAACCTTAATAAGTTCCTTGGGAATCTATTTCACTTGAGGTACCTAGGACTAGGTAACACAAGCATTGTGGAGCTACCTGAAGAAATAGGGAACTTGCAATTTCTACAGATACTGGACATTTGGGAAAATGAAATTTCTTGCTTGCCATCAAATGTTGTTCAGCTGAAACAATTGATGTGCCTGAACATCGACCTATCAACGAGAGTGCCGAATGGTATTGGGAGCCTGACAAGCCTTGAAAAGCTATCACGTTTAAGCCTCGATGAATCCAACATGGACATTATAGAGGAGTTGGGTCAGCTAACAGAACTTAGGGTACTCCATATTTCATTGGATGAATGGAACCACAAGCTGGTCGAGTGCCTACACAAGCTGCAAAAGATCCAAGAACTCACTATCTGGGTCCAGGGTGGTCAAACGAACATTGGTGGATTGGATGGCTGGGTCGCCCCTCGAAGTCTCTGTAATCTGGATACACGAGAGTGCTGCTGGTTCTCAAGGCTACCGGCATGGTTGAATCCGTCACTTGTGCCGGGTCTCTCGGAGCTGTCCATCTCCGTAAGGGAGGTACAGCAGGCCGACCTCGACATCCTCGGCAAGTTGCCTGCTCTCCGCTCTCTAAGTCTGTTTGTGTACCGTGAGGATTTCGGAATCCTTGTGGGGTTCGTCGTTGGTTCTGGTTCATTTGCATGCCTGAGATACTGCGCGTTCATGGGATTCGTGGGGCCTGTAGTGTTGCAGCATGGAGCTATGCCGAGGCTGAGAGTCTTCAAGTTACAGATGTCTGCGCGAGGGGCGAGAGAAATCGCCAGCAGCTATGGTAGTGGTCTTGACTTAGGCCTAGGGAACCTTGCTTCGCTCCAGTGGTTTTTGGTTTATTTGGATTGTGCAGCCGCTACCGATGAGGAGGTGGAGGAATTTGAGGCTGCGCTGAGGCATGCCACTAAAATCCATCCCAATCATCCCTACGTTGGTATAAACGGGAAACGAATTGAGGGCACAG ATGAGCATTGA